From the genome of Pieris brassicae chromosome Z, ilPieBrab1.1, whole genome shotgun sequence:
ATATGAAAGAcgcaaataaatacacttcAATGaagtataaaaagaaaataagtgtttttagagaagaaaaaatattacctgaCGAAGCATATTCACCAGGATGCACCCAGCTtcctataaaacaaaacatatattaaaaaatgaaaaaagaaattatttaatattaatattaactattgCGTCtacacaatattttgttttaatatatataaaaattttgtttttggacAACGTAAGTAAATGCAGAAGTAATAGTGgcttaatactttattattaataaagataaaaactgCATGAGGAACTACCTGTAATGTCTCCGTCATCTCCCTCCACAATACTAGTATCCGTATCATGGAAGGCTAGTTCTTGATACAGAGTATTGGCGCTTCGCTTTTCGCTCTTAGTTTGCGATTTTCCAGTACTAGGCAGCGGTGCAACTGGTGATGTAGCCTGAAAAGTAGACATCATAGAGCGAACTTGAGATATTTTTCTGtcacaaaatatctatataataagcttttgtttttaaacacaattttataaaattatttaacaaaattgagTAAAATCTTAACGTGTTTcgagttattttatttgttaaatagtGTTTAGGGTAAGTCagttctctctctctcttcaattaataatcatagatttatttaacttcattttctttatgcattattgttttcttttgaataTACAAGTAACATTTAGTAATATCAAGTTTTTCATGTTTGGCTAAGTtgttagatttattattttactgtcATCGAAACTTAACACGATGGAAACTTTTTGGAATAAAACCTTTTCTTgacaacatattttttaaattaagaaaactaGTCATATTATTACTGTATAGTGTCAGTGccataagaaataaaatgaaatgttcGATTTTCGACAACTTAATCTTCGttgcaattattataattttaggaATGTGTAAGCAAGCCGTAAGCTTAAAATGTTATCAGTGTTCCACAACATACAATCCCGGGTGCCTTTCCAATAATTTAAACACCACATATTTGAAAGAATGCAATACAAGTAGAAGAAATGTCATCCCTGTGTGTCGTTTACTATCTCAAGTGCAATATTTTACAGAAGATCGAGATGTAACGGTCCTGAGAGAATGTGCTTATACATACACGGAACCATTAAAGTGTGTACTATCGAAATTTAGTCACTTGCACTTTTCCTCATCATGCGAATGTAATGAAGACGGCTGCAATGGCGCAAACGGACTGCACATAGATTTGTTCTTGTATACCATGATTATATGGGCAATAAAGTAGATTTCGCGTGAATTAATGTGTTTACTTGAGAAGTGTAAAGATGATGACACAAATATAGATGATACATTTAaagtatatgatatatatatatgaacagCGTCTGTAAAACAGGGATTGATTCATATACAAATCtagatttatttgttaactGGCTTTTGGGTTCATAGTTCCTTACCTGACTTTGTTGAGTGATAGGATCAGTCTGATGAGCTCTTTCTACTGTTCTTACAGCTGCTAACTCGGAGCCTGTAATAAATTCATGGagtttttagtattattttaaggtaggtgttaaaacctttttaatttaaaagaccAGTACATAGATCCATCAAATTATAACATTGTTCAAGTTTAAGATTGAAATCCTTTCTGGAAATTATCTACATTAAGAAGTTATGTACTAAACATAGGTTACTAACCACACTGAACTATTGCATTAGTGAGGCTTGCCTAACATAATTCaagacattaataattaaattaggaatttaaataaatcttaagtaATCTCAAGTTCAAAGTTTCATATTGACTTATATGAAACTATTATAGTATTGACATAATTACCAATTGGCGGTGAAGATGGAGATGACGAAAAGCTTACAGGGCTTCCAGGTATACTTTCCGTCTGCTCCACAACATTTACAGAGCCCTCAAGTGAAGCAAAACCAAATGATATAGGACCTGTTGgataatttaactaaactagtgcttttcttataaaactaatGATTAAAgcaatcaaattaattaaagtacaatatatttacaaaattataaataaaatgctttcATTTGATTTAAGTAAGCATATGTTTTGTCTTAGGAAAAAGTTggataaaattttcttttgaaattaattacctTCCTAATTTACCTTGATATACTTActttgaaatacataattgcacaaaattacatttatttaaattttattacaaatataaggGGAATATAATAACAAGGGATATGTTGagatgtttaaaaattacttttttacaaatgATAACTCACCACTAGATCTTCCAACTGGATTTAGGCCAAGCCTACCCCGGACCTCACTTCTGTCACTGGCAGTGCTCAACAATAATTTAGTGCGTTCCATGTAATCCATGTGCGTCTTAAATAACTCAGTGTATCGTTCGTGAAGTTTTGCATactcctattaaaaaaaaatacaagtaagTAAGCTTTAGACTATGTGGTGATCCAAATACAATATCAACTCTATACCTTCTTTAACTCATTTTCTCGCTCTTCTAAACGGCTTGCATGATCAAGTGAGTTCTTATGCTTCAACTCAAGCATTCTGACAATACTATCCAATGCCTCCAGTCTGCTTGTAAGGTCTTTTCTTTCTCCTTCATAATGGTCTTCAGCCTCCAATAACTGGTAAATAATAAGGTATACTGGATATGTATTCATATATAAGTCGGTACAagagtattttttgtttcttgtttattatttattgtctcttaacaattacaaatattaaatgaaacagTACATATTTGAAAGGCAATTAAGAATACTTGTGTACAAAGCTGATACATTATACTGTAAACTATAagagtttttataaaaccttgtttaatataatctttaaatGTTATGAAATTTTACTTTAGAACATCCAAGTTGATTTACTTATTACACAAGACATAATATAGCATGTTACTGGCTTACCTTGAAATTAAGATAACAGAATGGagaacacatttttaaatttgatttctaCCTATTTATACATACTTACTAAGTTAATTATACAACTAAAATAATGGTGTGATATCGTAAATACAGAATAAATGGTGACCTTGTTTATTGTAACAAAGGAAGCTAAGTGAATGtctaagtaataattttaaaatgctcACCTTCTGTTCCGCATGCTTCCTCGCCGCCTTCTCGCGTTCATATTGCGTGACCAGTTGCTCATTATCTTCCCGCAGTAGCTCTAATTCCACTTCATGCTCTTGATTGGTTTGATAAGCGGAGTCTAAACATTCTAGTACATTAACCACCAAGGGCATCAACGTCTTCACGACATCTTCATCATATCGAGCAATCATACGCTCAAACTCTTGGTAAATACTGCCAGCCAATGTCTGCACCTTCTCTGACATCACTACGTGAGAGTCTTCATGAGTGCCATATATTGTTTCTGACGTGACATAGTCGCTGTTTGCTGactcgtcgaaattcatagtTGAAGATggaattttcttaatattttaatactattcTACTACGATGTGCCTTTTAGGggcaattaataaatattacgcgACATTTTACGGGTTTCTATACACTCACTGTTCTACATTTCACTGTTtagacaaaaattaataataaataaccaaCTCATCCTTTGTTATttgaaaagtaaatattaaatgtaaagaagaagatagaaaaataaaaatacgattaGAGCATTTGATTGATTGACTTATTTACAGTGAAAATTTCGATTAACTATTGACGTTGGAACTGTTTCCGGTTTATTGTAGACAAAACAGTTAATTTCCGGTACACAGATGCGACATATTACAGAATAAATATGATAGTTATGTAAGTTATTGATCCATCATTAGTTACTTAATacatcatttattataattatacatatagcTGTATGAAACCTACTCATTTTTCGTGTTTCATTAttgcttaattaaatatattcactgCAAGGACTATAATCTGTTTTCTATCACAAGTAAaccaaattaattaagaattctAATTGAAAGTCaactattattttcatatatgtatttataaaaaatataataaagaaaattaagatGAAGTTATCTAATTCGATGTACTCTGTGAATTATGTGTGATGGTGCTCGCCAACGTCATTTGACAGTTTGACAGCTTGTCCTTAGGCAAGACGTGTTAAGTAAAATGTGTTTTGaactttatattactttaaaatttcaaataaatgtccCGAATTTCGAATATTAAccgattattttaaatcttaatcAGTATTCACTATTCATTCAAAAAGGCTCCAGAATTGTAACCAGCTTCGCGTCTTCTTTATTATGTTGTAGttgtgtttgtaattattgatttagttAAATCGTGTATGCAGGACATCGTATAaactagattttttaaaatgacagCGAACGTTCTCAACTTTTTCTCAGATCGCAAATCTGTATTTTGGGCGTATGTGTTTTGGTTGTTTGGTGGTATTTTTGGCTTGCACCATTTTTATTTGCGGCGGGATAGACATGCATTTATTTGGTGGTCATCTCTTGGAGGCTTTGGAGTCGGTTGGCTGGGAGAAGTGTTTCGGATTCCACGCTACGTGAGAGATGCCAACGAAGACCCTCAGTCTATTCAAGATTTGATTGGCAGAATGCGGCAATACAGAAAGGTGAGTTAAGGTTAATAGCTGCCAAAACTGCTAAGTTATCTAAggtatattgatattttaccaaaaatattacaaaactatATACAAATGAGTATGAGAATGAGCTCACAGAGAACctgtatattgtaaaaaataattcttccTATTAATCCTATAATTGtcattttaaatgtcaaacaacttattaaatgtaaaatttactattatattaaaatgctccttatttttttatagcctCCTTTTTCTATGAATCGATTCACTGGAATGTTGATGGTTGGATACTCTTGGGGACAGATGATGATGCTAGCAATACCTCCTGAAGAGTTTTGGGGCATCAATTGGAAATTTTTTAACTGTCTGGTGCCTATTGTAGTAGCTCTTGGTAAGTCAATTTCTTAATTACTAAGACAtagtcaatttaaaataaatatcataacttttaaattatttgtagcCCAAATACTATGTTATTTTCACTTGTGCAAATGCTAtattctttttgttttatatacagtTGGAGAAACTAATTTAGCAGTTATAAATATGGCTTATAGGTCCAATGTATTTAAGCACTTTCTTTTTACTAAAGTTTAcagattaaaacaaaatagaatGTTTCTTTTCTTACTTACTTTGaagaattatgttatttataataattgtattattttaggtGTATGGACTGTTGGTAATATTGGTCGTGAACAGGGTGGCTTGAAATGGCCCTTGATTGCAGCATTGGCTACATATCCCGTTCGCTATTACATCTATGATGATACAGTCTGGTTTACAATTATGATTGTGGCAGCAGCATTGGCTTTTGATACATTTAGCAAGGAATGGCGCAGAACACCTCataagaaaacacattttgccAAGTTAGTTTCTTTCAATGCCACATTTTACCAGAACTAccctttaaaacaaataataactcCAATGGCCTTCCATACTATaatcataaaatgtatttatttcaattattgttttttacataCTATTGCCATGTAagaataagatttaaaaaatgattataaattaataaatttgattttaattaatttttcgttTAAGGCGGGTGGCAATATTAAGTTTGTGTGCCGGTTTGTACATATCTCTGTGGTGTGGCTATTTATACTTCCATGGAACCATAACTGATAGTGATGGTGATGAAATACCCATATATGAAGCTCTACATCACTTCTATACAAGCCCATGGTAAGTTTGTATAAATGCATGTAATTTCATCGCCCATAACCAATTTGTTTCATAGAGGATGCTTTTTTGGGGTACACAACTAAAACAGCATTGTTGCAGTTGCATCTCAgtcaagtttaaattaaatatgaacatCAGACAATAATTGGTCCATTGGAAGTCCAGTCAGATTCCAgtttataaaatgtgtattttaaacTAGCTTTTCAATAACAtctttcatataatataacacttttaaaagtatttttttaataggtgGCTTGATTTAAAACAAAGCCTCTTAGATACCTATCAATATGCCCAGCATCATGGCTGGTATGAGGTTTGGAAGCAAATAATTGATCTGTCTGATCCACACGGGGAACAAAATGCCTACAAGGTAAGCTACTAGTactaatactttatttatctattgtataaaaacattagCAGAGCGAAgtacatatttgtatttgcCTTGCCagtcataaatatttacaagatCTAACAGAGGGATACAGGAGACTCACctaatattagatatatcCATGGGTACGCaacttgaaataaatatttaattttaggtaCTAGGATTGGGCTTTGACGCAAGTCAGCAAGAGATAACGTCAACCTGGAGGAAATTATCTCGCGAGAATCATCCCGACAAAGTTAAGGATGACAAATTGCGGCGCGCGGCACAAGAACGGTTCATGGAAATTCAAGAAGCTTACGAAATACTCTCAAATAGTAAACACCGAAGAAACAGACGGAACAAGAAAGACAATTCTGATTTACATGAAGATCGGAATAAGTGAAAACAGTCCAATctcagtaatttaaaatagcttCAACTAATTTTCATATAGAAGTGTACACGAAGTATTAGAATTTACACGAAGATTGCTAAAAAATATGATGCTCTAGAAATTTGGAGTTGCGAATTATGGATTTGTAAAGGAACTAATGAATCATAGGTAATCGtaattttaaagcaataaaatattttaatcgtataataaagtatatgtacttatgtaatattatgtattattattatatcgtaATTTTAATCATAGTATGCATTTTGTAACTTCTGATTATGTAAGAAATTAcaacgtaatttttttgtctattttttccttttgctttttttttctagaaagtattttttttaatacacagaaattctatatttattttagttgacTAGCTAATGTAACTAGATCTGAATTTATCTGTTACCTGCGTATCGAATTAATGACATCGATTATTTTTAGTACCTTAAAAGAGAGATTGAAGATTGTggtataatacttataaattttcCTATAGGTACCTATAATGCAATGATCGATTAGCACTAGTCGTCGAGTACTATATGCTCGTGTACAAGTGAACGTAAACGAAACtagtactatatattattagtgcTATATATACCAGCATTGTaacatatcaaaatatattattttcgtcGGTATTAACGTCGGTTTGATAAAATTGGAGCTCATATACAGAGCTCAAGAGTCCAAGCTCTTACTCTGTCTTCTATTATATCTTCcattttgtatacaataattaataagtttatataaatgtacgTATAACgttttttgattattgataacattgtacttaatatttcggtattaaatattgttcgtTAAACGTTTAACGTTTTACTAACAAAATTATAGCTATTGCTCAACTTTATAGTAggttaactatattatatttagcgGGGACACGCgcgcaaaaaaaaaactattattatcaGTAACATGACCATCAAAATTAGTTCTTAGTTAGATATCACGTAGAAGAGAATctcattttaaagaaaaatcaagGACTTTCCAGGTTGTGCTTTGTGATTACCGATTAAATTTATACGTACGTCtgatttgtgtttttatagtTAAGTCATCTTATTTCCATGCATTTAAAAACCAAaactatttaaacaattatctaattgttaagataaattattacattaattatagaGTATTTTTGGGGGATGTGGTctctttatagttttttaagaattatctATATGTGAACTCATTATCATGATGGTTGTAAGCACGTACTTAATCTTAAGtagtaaacataattttttctttgtacCTTTAAAGTATctcatattgtatttttattttatactatttttatttttaaaatattacatttattatttaagtacttatttacttttgattttgtaatagttaatgtatgtaactttattttattttaaataaatattttactattcatttaagttttgtttacATGTTGGAACAATTTCAGTGCTAGAGTTGCATAtcttactaattatttattaactaactGTATTAGCTTCaacattaaaattcaattaaattattgcaacacaatatacataataattggTGTATAAGTGAGAATCTAAATAGTACTAAAGcacaaaaaatttacattgTTCAACGTTTATCTTGGAATAGTCACACCGATGCAGTATCTAGAATCACGTACATATGTTTTGACCACGTATACGCAAACAAATCTATTTATCATTTGCACAGTCAATTTTGTTCTAATGTAGTTCTGTATGAGGTGAAACacaaaaaaagattatattttttattatttattaaggtatACAGTATCCACGTTTTCTAATACATTTATGAATCAGCCATGTAAGctattgttttatctgtaacAGAAATCAATTTCATTGTCTAGAATTGCGGTTAAGTAGGCAAGCTTGCATATTTTGAAcacagatatattatataaatctatgtGTACATAATGgcacaaaaattaatttatatatttaaatgggATATATTTGTGACTTCAAGGGTTCAGTCACgcattatttatacttcataaaatatttttatgacctATATCTACAAGTTACATGGCAATCGAGGTTTGGtttaataaaaccttataaatagctaataaaatatattgtcagTTGTCACTTGGATACAAATTGAGCTTGGTTTGCGCTGTAGACAATGCTCATCGATTCTTATCGTAGTGTTATTTATGTTCAgccataaatacatatttttaaaattctctgtataaaatctttatttcttgtGCTATAGACATATTTACAAACTTAAGAGCTACCAGGATTCTAATTTTGAaaacgtatatataatattaacagtGGCACGGTATCTGCGTACAATTGTATAGGTACGCATTTTGAAAATGTTGTGCAAGCTTGGCATGTAAACAATAAACACTGTTGATTACaaagtacattttataaatggtGATTTTATAAAGCGGCCAAAACGAAGCTGCACCAAGAAGTCATGAAATCACATTTGCATATACATAATGCCTAGCATGAGTGCTCATCGTATGGCCTATagaacaaaaatacaaattcataAGCAATACACTATTTCTATGACAAATAGtcatattaaatgaaattgctTTAGTTGATTAACTTATCTACAATCACcacattttaaacataataattgcATTGTAATCTAAACTTTACTgtttagtaattatataaattgaattatattgtCTTTAATGGCAATCTTCACCGAAAACCGATTCCATGACTTAAGtaacaaatttatatctactaaatattaatctaattatcacagcttttattaaaatatttttgcttaaACCTATACTTTGAAACATAAACATAGCCTTTCTTAacctattattaataaataatattttgttttatttcctattagcatacttaataaaattatatatgtatctacAAATTACAGTTCATAACAGTTAACAACAAAGATTCATTCTCGGTTAAGTTAAATATGCGTTAAAAGGACATGATGACGAATTATTCATCGGGCCTATGTAATCACGTTTCTTTCTAATTCggatattttaaacaaatgcgTCCAAAGATTATTTCAGAATATCGTTTCGTTTATGAAGAACGTTGATGTACATTAACAATTTGTCACAACATGTGTATTTCCAATAATTTAGGTGACGTGAGTTTGTAAAACACACTTTTTCACTCGCTCTGCTCACACTTAGTAATGAATGCATATATTAGAGCCCCTTGACGTATTTGTATGGCACTCAGATTGGTCTCTTTAGTCTTATAAAGATGTTATGTCGTTGTTTCTTCGTCTTGTTTCGCCATTTATTACAAACCAGTGTTACAAGTAACATAATTGACGACTTTTCTACATAGAAGAACTATTCCTAAAaacaagaattgcattatttgaaattatatttattacagacaTCTTGTGGTTCGCCCTTTTGTCTTAATAATGTTTGTAACTTCCAAAAGCGATACCCAAACCGAGCCTAATCACAGTATTGACTTTAAACCGCGCGATCCAAAGGTTGCGCTCCAAACCTCTCGATCGGTATTGTTGTCACTATTGTAAGATACAGCATATGGGCGCCGAACACAGGTGTCGGTTTATCTGAACcgcacaattttttaaattatatatgtataaatggaAGTAGGTGTAATCGTATTAAGCAGTACTTATGACGTGTTTCCgccacagaagactgatcaacttgtatataaagaataattatcAATAAGTATTAGTGTAGTCTGGTAATTTAAAACCTCATTTTGAatgttataatgtaataaaataagttgaTTTGTACGTGTAAGTGTAAACTAACCTGACAATAACAGGATCACATCGTTCTTGATGATCATTCTCGTCAGGTGGAAAGTTTGTATACAAATTACACCTAGACCTTTCAGATGCATTAActctgttaatttattaacgttGAGTTTCTGTATCGGCACATGCAGGCATACTAATAATTAGCTTCTAGATATGAGCATGGTAATGTGTGAGTATACTCTATCTAAGGATCTTAATTTCTCTGTACAAAATGTAACCTTACCTAAGCGAAAAATGATGGTAGACTCGTTATACAATTCATTCATTAGCGCTGCCAAAATATCCCATATCCACAGACGTTGTTTTTGTGTAGATTTATTCCATCAATTTAATTAGCACTCTGTTCCGGGGTGGCACTGATCTTTAATAATCTCTTATAACTATTCGTTCTATCTGCTAAACTATTGTTTGTACATTTTGGATTAAGATATTTCTAGTGAAGATATCTTTTTGTCTCGGACGTTCAAAGCTGTACAATTCGAATTAGATGGTGTATGCATGTGTGCTATGAAGCTCCGGTGTAACTCTACTTATTATAGCGGTAGATTTTTATGCTATATTTGCGGTAACtgtaaaaaaaaggttt
Proteins encoded in this window:
- the LOC123718881 gene encoding dnaJ homolog subfamily C member 22, producing MTANVLNFFSDRKSVFWAYVFWLFGGIFGLHHFYLRRDRHAFIWWSSLGGFGVGWLGEVFRIPRYVRDANEDPQSIQDLIGRMRQYRKPPFSMNRFTGMLMVGYSWGQMMMLAIPPEEFWGINWKFFNCLVPIVVALGVWTVGNIGREQGGLKWPLIAALATYPVRYYIYDDTVWFTIMIVAAALAFDTFSKEWRRTPHKKTHFAKRVAILSLCAGLYISLWCGYLYFHGTITDSDGDEIPIYEALHHFYTSPWWLDLKQSLLDTYQYAQHHGWYEVWKQIIDLSDPHGEQNAYKVLGLGFDASQQEITSTWRKLSRENHPDKVKDDKLRRAAQERFMEIQEAYEILSNSKHRRNRRNKKDNSDLHEDRNK